The following are encoded in a window of Roseivirga misakiensis genomic DNA:
- a CDS encoding carboxypeptidase-like regulatory domain-containing protein, whose protein sequence is MLPKLSLGQTDRGPLVSNKPLKQVLNQLEKEFSVYFSFNPEELKSKRVSTTGEHTDLESILTELLDTTDLTFEQVNGKFYVIKTPEAKYVHLSILDSENGTPLPYATVRLKETLLGQVANEKGELKIVLSNPKDAILEVSFLGFETIEIPVDNIISNAPYQVQMKPSALGLTDFEVKEYINVGIGSDPKANSFRVLPQEMEILPGLSERDVLLSAQIISGLTSNDESASGINIRGSAPDNTMLYWNNIPVYHTAHYFGNVSSFIPSSTGALDIYKNYIPVRYGGATAGLISVSSRNEIDGNRIAEASLNMTHADLYVKVPFKKDFGSLMVALRRSYNDAVPTWTFNSYSTKLFGSETDDGLGVFQITDDENDFESQLSFSDVNVRWDYQPSDRSLFSASFVNNSSRFNYSEEELIEDINIQQQHDVKSFGSNLAWTYRLKDDFSMSSSLSYSQYNMAYRFNNLRDLILLGDDDEVNRSNDLNNLEFRLSNHWRRNEKEVIEFGYQMNHLDVKNRIDASDLFEEDEITDIRSIGFVHALFVDYNYRPNDKLEAVFSGRVTNVGTLGEAFFSPQIKLNYSPIKALVLKSSFGIYHQYLSTIQESEFTLSNAVEQHWLLSDLNDDEDEISTVPIIYNQQLTLGLLYNLDSWLIDLDFYIKDIDGILATNQRFGFENDEAFEPGFELLNGFDLTIRKRWKYFRTWFSYNFQDSRVELPDIFEGSFASSYNIRHQFRLSGTYNVKNWEFSLGYIYKSGLPITNKNNLLVVDSEDNVVPLNTPGTFDEDEDYDIIFSSPNDARAPDYHRVDASIWHKFAGKPKGIKGEIGLSFINLLNRRNIFNSTYSLDFDRNENIAILERTKFFLGFTPNFSLRLWF, encoded by the coding sequence ATGCTACCCAAACTGAGCCTTGGTCAAACTGATCGAGGCCCACTCGTTTCTAATAAACCGTTGAAACAAGTCCTTAATCAGCTTGAAAAGGAATTCTCTGTTTACTTTTCATTCAATCCAGAAGAGCTAAAAAGTAAACGCGTTAGCACAACTGGTGAGCATACCGATTTAGAATCAATTTTAACCGAATTACTGGATACTACTGACCTTACCTTCGAACAGGTAAATGGCAAATTTTATGTAATCAAGACTCCAGAGGCCAAATACGTCCATCTTTCTATCTTGGATAGTGAAAACGGAACTCCACTTCCCTATGCCACTGTGAGGCTAAAAGAGACCCTACTCGGGCAAGTAGCCAACGAAAAGGGAGAACTAAAGATCGTTTTATCGAATCCAAAGGATGCAATTCTTGAGGTTTCTTTCTTAGGCTTTGAAACGATAGAAATTCCGGTTGATAATATCATTTCCAATGCACCATATCAAGTGCAGATGAAACCTTCAGCATTGGGTTTGACTGATTTTGAAGTAAAGGAGTATATAAATGTTGGCATTGGCTCCGATCCAAAAGCCAATAGCTTTCGCGTGCTACCACAGGAAATGGAAATTTTACCGGGTCTCTCAGAAAGAGATGTCCTATTATCGGCACAAATCATTTCTGGCCTCACTTCAAACGATGAATCCGCTTCAGGCATCAATATTCGAGGAAGCGCCCCAGATAATACCATGCTGTACTGGAACAATATACCGGTCTACCATACCGCTCATTATTTTGGTAATGTATCAAGCTTTATCCCCTCTTCAACTGGAGCATTAGACATCTATAAAAATTATATCCCTGTAAGATATGGTGGCGCCACTGCTGGACTGATCTCCGTATCCTCAAGAAACGAAATTGATGGCAATCGAATCGCCGAAGCTAGTTTGAATATGACCCATGCCGATCTCTACGTCAAAGTCCCTTTTAAAAAGGATTTTGGCTCTTTAATGGTGGCCTTAAGGCGGTCTTATAACGATGCTGTGCCGACTTGGACGTTTAATTCCTATTCCACCAAATTATTTGGCAGCGAAACCGACGATGGTCTTGGTGTATTTCAAATAACGGATGACGAAAATGATTTTGAAAGTCAATTGAGTTTCTCTGATGTCAACGTTCGATGGGATTATCAACCGAGTGACAGATCTTTATTTAGTGCCAGTTTCGTCAACAATAGCAGTCGGTTTAATTATAGCGAAGAAGAGCTAATTGAAGACATCAATATTCAGCAACAGCACGACGTAAAAAGCTTCGGCTCTAACTTAGCATGGACTTACAGACTCAAAGATGATTTTTCAATGTCATCAAGCCTAAGCTACTCCCAGTATAATATGGCTTACCGCTTTAATAACTTGAGGGATCTAATTTTGCTCGGTGATGACGACGAGGTAAACCGCAGTAATGATTTGAACAACTTAGAATTTAGACTGAGTAATCATTGGCGGAGAAACGAGAAGGAAGTGATTGAATTTGGCTACCAAATGAATCACCTAGATGTGAAAAATAGAATCGATGCCTCAGACTTATTTGAAGAGGATGAAATCACCGATATTCGATCTATTGGTTTTGTACATGCCTTGTTTGTTGATTACAATTATCGGCCAAATGATAAGCTAGAGGCTGTTTTTAGCGGCCGAGTTACGAATGTTGGTACATTAGGAGAAGCTTTCTTTAGCCCACAGATCAAGCTTAACTATAGCCCAATTAAAGCTCTTGTTCTTAAATCCTCTTTCGGGATTTATCACCAGTACTTAAGCACAATTCAAGAATCTGAATTCACACTTTCCAATGCCGTCGAACAACACTGGTTGCTTTCTGACTTAAACGATGACGAAGATGAAATATCTACCGTTCCAATCATTTATAACCAGCAGTTGACCCTAGGTTTACTCTACAATTTAGATTCATGGCTTATAGACCTAGACTTTTATATTAAAGACATAGATGGGATTTTAGCTACTAACCAACGCTTTGGTTTTGAAAATGACGAGGCATTTGAACCCGGTTTCGAATTACTAAATGGTTTTGATTTGACCATTAGAAAAAGGTGGAAGTATTTCCGTACTTGGTTCAGTTATAATTTTCAAGATTCTAGAGTAGAGTTACCAGATATCTTTGAAGGCTCCTTCGCCTCTTCGTACAACATTCGACATCAGTTCAGGCTCTCAGGAACCTATAATGTCAAAAATTGGGAGTTTTCATTAGGTTATATCTACAAATCAGGACTACCTATTACCAATAAAAATAATCTCTTGGTTGTCGATTCTGAAGATAATGTAGTGCCATTAAATACCCCTGGCACATTCGATGAGGACGAAGACTACGATATTATTTTTTCGAGCCCTAACGATGCTAGAGCACCAGATTATCACCGTGTTGATGCCTCCATCTGGCATAAGTTTGCAGGAAAACCAAAAGGCATTAAGGGAGAAATAGGGCTTAGTTTTATCAACTTACTTAACCGAAGAAATATCTTTAATAGTACCTATTCCTTAGACTTCGATCGGAATGAAAACATCGCAATTTTAGAGCGGACTAAATTCTTTTTGGGCTTTACTCCAAATTTTAGCTTAAGGCTTTGGTTTTAA
- a CDS encoding PepSY-like domain-containing protein, whose translation MKLFKNLFMLMVMVVMAVLVSCDNKDQEIVPQEDQSGANITSRLRFVNSSDYDTTGMSEWQEVTTPPEAIQTYVSENYSGDMIEETWLTGTGEYIVLLSDDTVLVFNASEQFVIAFNLDGYVSNFEDDFEEVEVADLPQPIQDYLTTNHADDTVDIAGLNAEDGEYVVVLESGIVLIFDTDGNFIEQYTEDDYDDFDDLEEVELNNLPQAILDYIAANYANDTINEAFIDSEEQEYIIVLESDLVVIFDLQGNFIEEFDLDFEEYCDEVDVADLRQAITDYVNTNFQGETIEEAWFDDEANEYYIELSNDKILVFDVDGNFLREYVDDEDEDGDDEDDDGDDEDDDEDDGGE comes from the coding sequence ATGAAATTATTTAAAAACCTTTTTATGCTAATGGTCATGGTTGTAATGGCTGTTTTAGTCTCTTGTGATAATAAAGATCAAGAGATTGTCCCGCAAGAAGACCAAAGTGGAGCCAATATTACCTCACGATTGAGGTTCGTTAATTCCAGCGATTACGATACTACGGGTATGAGTGAATGGCAAGAGGTGACAACGCCACCTGAAGCGATTCAAACATATGTTAGCGAAAACTATAGCGGCGACATGATAGAGGAAACGTGGCTTACTGGCACAGGAGAATACATCGTGCTTTTGAGTGATGATACCGTGTTAGTCTTCAATGCTTCCGAGCAGTTTGTTATTGCCTTTAACTTAGATGGCTATGTAAGCAATTTTGAAGATGATTTTGAAGAAGTAGAAGTTGCTGATTTGCCCCAACCAATCCAAGACTACCTGACTACAAATCATGCCGATGATACGGTGGATATTGCTGGTCTTAATGCTGAGGATGGAGAATATGTTGTCGTATTAGAATCTGGAATCGTCTTGATTTTTGATACTGACGGCAATTTTATTGAACAATATACGGAAGATGATTATGACGATTTTGATGATCTAGAAGAAGTTGAGCTGAACAATTTACCACAAGCTATTTTGGATTATATAGCAGCGAACTATGCTAATGATACCATTAATGAAGCTTTTATTGATAGCGAAGAGCAAGAGTACATCATTGTTCTAGAATCAGATTTGGTGGTGATTTTTGACCTTCAAGGTAATTTTATAGAAGAGTTCGATCTTGATTTCGAGGAGTACTGCGATGAAGTGGATGTAGCCGACTTGCGACAGGCGATCACAGACTATGTAAATACCAATTTTCAGGGTGAAACGATCGAAGAAGCTTGGTTTGACGATGAAGCGAACGAGTATTACATAGAACTATCAAATGACAAAATCCTAGTATTTGACGTAGACGGAAACTTCTTAAGGGAATATGTAGATGACGAAGACGAAGATGGAGATGATGAGGACGACGATGGAGATGATGAAGATGACGATGAGGATGATGGAGGCGAGTAG
- a CDS encoding FecR family protein, whose translation MSEELNDSEDFLAKWLAGELSPKEESKFLASAEGQEYMAIVNSVEKVALPTYDVEGELERLKNKQKQTLKPTAKVIKFPQVFRYAAAAVIILGAYLIYQVAQPKYEVYKTIAGQIETIVLPDKSIVTLNANSTLKYNPDKFDENRHLELSGEAFFEVTKGINFEVETDQGIVKVLGTSFNIWNRENLLDVICYTGKVNVSEKSYTQDLTPGDGVRLINGNFDRLLDQNQLNTRPLWITEGITTLDAVTMKEALNELSNIYGIEIISNKSQEALPYTGTFPNTELETAIRLVLGANNIEYTFDQANKKLVLTGN comes from the coding sequence ATGAGCGAAGAATTAAACGATAGCGAAGACTTTTTAGCCAAATGGCTGGCGGGAGAATTAAGTCCTAAAGAAGAGTCAAAATTTCTTGCCTCAGCAGAAGGCCAAGAATATATGGCTATTGTCAATTCTGTCGAAAAAGTGGCCTTACCGACTTATGACGTTGAAGGCGAACTGGAAAGACTGAAAAACAAGCAAAAGCAGACTTTAAAGCCAACGGCCAAAGTCATCAAGTTTCCTCAAGTTTTTCGATACGCAGCTGCCGCAGTAATAATATTGGGGGCTTATTTAATTTATCAGGTCGCTCAACCCAAATATGAAGTTTACAAAACCATCGCTGGCCAAATAGAGACTATTGTGTTGCCAGATAAGTCTATTGTTACTTTAAACGCTAATTCTACGTTGAAATACAATCCAGATAAATTTGACGAAAACCGACATCTGGAACTTTCTGGAGAAGCCTTTTTTGAGGTGACCAAAGGCATCAACTTTGAAGTAGAAACAGACCAAGGCATAGTTAAAGTCCTGGGTACTTCATTCAACATTTGGAACCGAGAAAACTTACTGGATGTCATTTGTTATACAGGAAAAGTAAATGTTTCTGAAAAGTCTTATACGCAAGACTTAACTCCTGGAGATGGTGTAAGGCTAATAAATGGAAACTTTGATCGTTTATTAGATCAAAACCAACTGAATACTAGGCCTTTATGGATTACGGAAGGTATCACAACTTTAGATGCCGTTACCATGAAAGAAGCGTTAAATGAGCTCAGCAATATTTACGGTATTGAAATTATTTCAAATAAATCTCAAGAAGCGCTACCTTATACTGGAACATTTCCAAATACAGAATTAGAAACTGCCATAAGGCTAGTATTAGGAGCAAATAACATTGAATATACTTTCGATCAAGCCAACAAGAAACTGGTACTCACTGGTAACTAG